Proteins encoded in a region of the Cheilinus undulatus linkage group 8, ASM1832078v1, whole genome shotgun sequence genome:
- the trak1a gene encoding trafficking kinesin-binding protein 1 isoform X2, producing MNVCNSTDLPELEIISLLEEQLPVYKLRADTIFGYDQDDWLRTPLVDPDSSLDLTTEQIEETLKYFLLCADRVGQMTKTYSDIDAVTRLLEEKERDLELAARIGQSLLKKNKALSERNELLEEQVEHIREEVSQLRHDLSMKDELLQFYTNAAEESEGESATTTPVRPAETSVSSPTPFPLDSLQKKLKDLEEENKSLRSEASHLETETISYEEKEQQLVNDCVKELRNANQQISSLAEELARKSEDASRQQEEITHLLSQIVDLQKKAKLYAVENEELTQHLGAAKDAQRQLTAELRELQDKYAECMEMLHEAQEELKNLRNKTLPLNTPRRFHSLGLFPMDSLAAEIEGTMRKELQMDDPDVEEQRLHPKRVFQTVKNLNLMRQQRSSLAPSPLNIPGSNQTSCLTSGRSSRVGTPCSNSIYGSETGSGIILDNRTSSILEGPDDGSEDSNKRPPGTPGTPGSRDLEAALRRLSLRRDNYLSEKRFFEEERERKLAYLAKEDEKGGEEGSGGPGTPAESLLSLCSHPSFGSVWSGYSFTARSYLPEKLQIVKPLEGSATLHAWQQLAQPHMGALLDHRPGVVTKGFRSLAHEHEQEDSWQLDQPEEDEVSCDSFTGLSGENSAPVDLMDPCSTSSPFVCCNKNGDIDDINSQSDTLEAETCLTKEALQVKDGHVANFPLSFSSPLSSPLPSSEMNGHVDFKELQALQPATVDHMPVNFPGKCLSHTSSTYTFTTCRILHPSDQLTSVSPSPALSSCQSTACTGPSTPAPSPVPFSAPHTPSYTPCCTPRRLSLSLSLAESSTNLRDSTKTTSTSLGLVRLLLEHGISASVYNPRSWDRGLDSSGASTPIRGAAAQKIGDISEEEELRRSEKRPNTLLLLEPSTPPNSPRAKSASATSNCPVFQFSPLNDDPPFYETFLASKPARTILREVLGEAEREQTEEESPTDTTKLRLVDKLKSFRTLPPSAGSLLASFGSNGLGNSSLSGGLPGLNAGLRRNRSYPAMVGASMAMKDPGGPPSTEILIPHSMQAPSTHQEVHPKEMSKIQTNHTLIKKASHIPQTLHALESVAPQTIIQRHTRPNCKLWHSTSSELNSDDESGT from the exons tgtTGTGTGCAGACAGAGTGGGCCAGATGACGAAGACCTACAGTGACATCGATGCTGTCACTCGACTGCTGGAAGAG AAAGAGCGTGACTTGGAGTTGGCGGCTCGTATCGGACAgtcactgctgaagaaaaacaaagctcTTAGTGAGAGGAACGAACTGCTGGAGGAGCAAGTAGAGCACATACGAGAGGAG GTGTCTCAGTTGCGTCATGACTTGTCCATGAAAGATGAGCTGCTTCAGTTTTACACAAACGCTGCAGAGGAAAGTGAAGGGGAGTCTGCCACCACAACACC GGTACGCCCAGCTGAAACCAGTGTGTCATCTCCAACACCTTTCCCCCTCGACTCCCTGCAGAAGAAACTAAAAGATCtggaagaagaaaataaatctttgcgATCTGAG GCCAGTCATTTGGAGACGGAAACAATCTCCTATGAAGAGAAAGAGCAGCAGCTTGTCAATGATTGTGTCAAAGAGCTAC GTAATGCCAACCAGCAAATCTCCTCTCTGGCTGAGGAGCTGGCCAGGAAGAGTGAAGACGCCTCCAGACAGCAGGAGGAGATCACACACCTCCTCTCTCAGATAGTAGACCTCCAGAAGAAAGCAAAACTG TATGCTGTGGAAAATGAGGAGCTGACTCAGCATTTAGGTGCAGCCAAAGATGCCCAGCGCCAGCTCACTGCTGAG CTGCGAGAGTTGCAGGACAAGTATGCAGAGTGCATGGAGATGCTACATGAGGCTCAGGAGGAGCTGAAGAACCTGAGGAATAAAACTCTTCCGCTCAACACACCAAGACGTTTCCACTCTCTGGGCCTTTTTCCAATG GACTCTCTGGCAGCTGAAATTGAGGGAACCATGAGGAAGGAACTTCAGATGGATGATCCAGACGTAGAAGAACAGAG GCTGCATCCAAAACGAGTTTTCCAGACGGTGAAAAACTTGAACCTGATGCGGCAGCAGCGTTCATCACTTGCTCCCTCCCCTCTCAACATCCCAGGCTCCAATCAGACATCATGCCTCACCTCAGGACGCTCCAGCAGGGTGGGCACGCCATGCTCCAACTCAATATATGGGAGTGAAACAGGAAGTGGGATCATCCTGGACAACAGAACCAGCAGTATCCTGGAGGGTCCAGATGATGG GTCAGAGGACTCTAACAAACGTCCCCCCGGCACCCCAGGGACCCCAGGCAGCAGGGACCTGGAGGCAGCCCTTCGGCGTCTGTCTCTCCGCCGCGACAACTACCTCTCAGAAAAACGCTTCTtcgaggaggagagggagagaaagctGGCGTATCTAGCCAAAGAGGACGAaaaaggaggggaggagggcAGCGGAGGCCCCGGGACACCTGCAGAGAGCCTGCTGTCACTGTGCTCACATCCTTCCTTTGGAAGCGTGTGGTCAGGATACTCCTTCACAGCGCGGTCCTACCTGCCGGAGAAGCTGCAGATTGTAAAACCACTAGAAG GCTCTGCTACCCTTCATGCATGGCAGCAGTTGGCTCAACCCCACATGGGCGCTCTGTTGGATCATCGGCCTGGTGTGGTCACAAAGGGCTTCCGCAGTTTGGCGCACGAGCATGAACAGGAAGACAGCTGGCAGCTGGACCAACCAGAGGAAGACGAAGTGTCTTGTGACTCATTTACTGGCCTGTCAGGAGAGAACTCCGCTCCTGTAGATCTGATGGATCCTTGCTCTACCTCTTCTCCCTTTGTCTGCTGCAACAAAAATGGAGATATTGACGACATTAACAGCCAATCAGATACATTAGAAGCTGAAACGTGCCTGACTAAAGAAGCGTTACAAGTCAAAGATGGACATGTTGCGAACTTTCCGCTTTCCTTCTCCAGCCCTTTATCGTCCCCTCTCCCCTCATCTGAGATGAACGGGCACGTGGACTTCAAGGAGCTCCAGGCCTTACAGCCCGCCACTGTGGACCACATGCCTG TTAATTTCCCAGGGAAGTGTTTGTCCCACACCAGCTCTACGTACACCTTCACCACCTGCAGGATTCTCCACCCCTCTGACCAGCTGACCTCTGTGTCCCCAAG CCCAGCTCTCTCCTCCTGTCAGAGCACTGCTTGCACTGGCCCCTCTACCCCTGCTCCCTCTCCTGTACCTTTCTCTGCCCCTCATACACCCTCCTACACCCCCTGCTGCACCCCACgccgcctctctctctccctctctctagcTGAGTCCTCCACCAACCTGAGAGACTCCACCAAGACCACCAGCACCTCTCTGGGCCTGGTGCGCCTTTTGCTGGAGCACGGGATCTCTGCTTCGGTGTATAATCCCCGCAGCTGGGACCGTGGGTTGGATTCCAGCGGAGCTTCGACACCCATCAGAGGAGCAGCAGCGCAGAAGATCGGTGACAtatcagaggaggaggagctcaGACGATCTGAGAAACGTCCAAACACCCTTCTCCTTCTTGAGCCCTCCACACCGCCAAACTCCCCTCGTGCTAAATCAGCGTCAGCTACCTCCAACTGCCCAGTTTTTCAGTTCAGCCCTTTGAATGATGATCCGCCATTTTATGAAACCTTCCTCGCCTCTAAACCAGCACGTACCATCCTGAGGGAGGTGCTGGGGGAGGCAGAGAGGGagcaaacagaagaagaaagccCAACAGACACAACCAAGCTTCGACTTGTGGACAAACTGAAAAGCTTCCGCACCCTTCCTCCTTCTGCAGGCTCTCTGTTAGCCTCTTTTGGCTCTAATGGACTCGGGAACAGCTCTCTTAGTGGGGGCCTCCCAGGCTTGAATGCAGGGCTGAGGAGGAATCGAAGCTATCCTGCCATGGTCGGGGCGAGTATGGCTATGAAAGACCCAGGAGGTCCCCCCAGCACAGAAATTCTCATACCACATTCGATGCAAGCCCCTAGCACCCATCAAGAAGTACACCCAAAGGAAATGAGCAAAATACAGACAAATCACACCCTGATTAAAAAGGCCTCGCACATACCACAGACACTACACGCACTGGAAAGTGTCGCACCACAGACGATCATTCAGAGACATACACGGCCAAACTGTAAACTGTGGCATTCGACAAGCAGTGAGCTTAACAGTGACGATGAGAGTGGGACATAA
- the trak1a gene encoding trafficking kinesin-binding protein 1 isoform X5, with amino-acid sequence MNVCNSTDLPELEIISLLEEQLPVYKLRADTIFGYDQDDWLRTPLVDPDSSLDLTTEQIEETLKYFLLCADRVGQMTKTYSDIDAVTRLLEEKERDLELAARIGQSLLKKNKALSERNELLEEQVEHIREEVSQLRHDLSMKDELLQFYTNAAEESEGESATTTPVRPAETSVSSPTPFPLDSLQKKLKDLEEENKSLRSEASHLETETISYEEKEQQLVNDCVKELRNANQQISSLAEELARKSEDASRQQEEITHLLSQIVDLQKKAKLYAVENEELTQHLGAAKDAQRQLTAELRELQDKYAECMEMLHEAQEELKNLRNKTLPLNTPRRFHSLGLFPMDSLAAEIEGTMRKELQMDDPDVEEQRLHPKRVFQTVKNLNLMRQQRSSLAPSPLNIPGSNQTSCLTSGRSSRVGTPCSNSIYGSETGSGIILDNRTSSILEGPDDGSEDSNKRPPGTPGTPGSRDLEAALRRLSLRRDNYLSEKRFFEEERERKLAYLAKEDEKGGEEGSGGPGTPAESLLSLCSHPSFGSVWSGYSFTARSYLPEKLQIVKPLEGSATLHAWQQLAQPHMGALLDHRPGVVTKGFRSLAHEHEQEDSWQLDQPEEDEVSCDSFTGLSGENSAPVDLMDPCSTSSPFVCCNKNGDIDDINSQSDTLEAETCLTKEALQVKDGHVANFPLSFSSPLSSPLPSSEMNGHVDFKELQALQPATVDHMPVNFPGKCLSHTSSTYTFTTCRILHPSDQLTSVSPRSCDEEDEVELYEMVVMAGVEQTH; translated from the exons tgtTGTGTGCAGACAGAGTGGGCCAGATGACGAAGACCTACAGTGACATCGATGCTGTCACTCGACTGCTGGAAGAG AAAGAGCGTGACTTGGAGTTGGCGGCTCGTATCGGACAgtcactgctgaagaaaaacaaagctcTTAGTGAGAGGAACGAACTGCTGGAGGAGCAAGTAGAGCACATACGAGAGGAG GTGTCTCAGTTGCGTCATGACTTGTCCATGAAAGATGAGCTGCTTCAGTTTTACACAAACGCTGCAGAGGAAAGTGAAGGGGAGTCTGCCACCACAACACC GGTACGCCCAGCTGAAACCAGTGTGTCATCTCCAACACCTTTCCCCCTCGACTCCCTGCAGAAGAAACTAAAAGATCtggaagaagaaaataaatctttgcgATCTGAG GCCAGTCATTTGGAGACGGAAACAATCTCCTATGAAGAGAAAGAGCAGCAGCTTGTCAATGATTGTGTCAAAGAGCTAC GTAATGCCAACCAGCAAATCTCCTCTCTGGCTGAGGAGCTGGCCAGGAAGAGTGAAGACGCCTCCAGACAGCAGGAGGAGATCACACACCTCCTCTCTCAGATAGTAGACCTCCAGAAGAAAGCAAAACTG TATGCTGTGGAAAATGAGGAGCTGACTCAGCATTTAGGTGCAGCCAAAGATGCCCAGCGCCAGCTCACTGCTGAG CTGCGAGAGTTGCAGGACAAGTATGCAGAGTGCATGGAGATGCTACATGAGGCTCAGGAGGAGCTGAAGAACCTGAGGAATAAAACTCTTCCGCTCAACACACCAAGACGTTTCCACTCTCTGGGCCTTTTTCCAATG GACTCTCTGGCAGCTGAAATTGAGGGAACCATGAGGAAGGAACTTCAGATGGATGATCCAGACGTAGAAGAACAGAG GCTGCATCCAAAACGAGTTTTCCAGACGGTGAAAAACTTGAACCTGATGCGGCAGCAGCGTTCATCACTTGCTCCCTCCCCTCTCAACATCCCAGGCTCCAATCAGACATCATGCCTCACCTCAGGACGCTCCAGCAGGGTGGGCACGCCATGCTCCAACTCAATATATGGGAGTGAAACAGGAAGTGGGATCATCCTGGACAACAGAACCAGCAGTATCCTGGAGGGTCCAGATGATGG GTCAGAGGACTCTAACAAACGTCCCCCCGGCACCCCAGGGACCCCAGGCAGCAGGGACCTGGAGGCAGCCCTTCGGCGTCTGTCTCTCCGCCGCGACAACTACCTCTCAGAAAAACGCTTCTtcgaggaggagagggagagaaagctGGCGTATCTAGCCAAAGAGGACGAaaaaggaggggaggagggcAGCGGAGGCCCCGGGACACCTGCAGAGAGCCTGCTGTCACTGTGCTCACATCCTTCCTTTGGAAGCGTGTGGTCAGGATACTCCTTCACAGCGCGGTCCTACCTGCCGGAGAAGCTGCAGATTGTAAAACCACTAGAAG GCTCTGCTACCCTTCATGCATGGCAGCAGTTGGCTCAACCCCACATGGGCGCTCTGTTGGATCATCGGCCTGGTGTGGTCACAAAGGGCTTCCGCAGTTTGGCGCACGAGCATGAACAGGAAGACAGCTGGCAGCTGGACCAACCAGAGGAAGACGAAGTGTCTTGTGACTCATTTACTGGCCTGTCAGGAGAGAACTCCGCTCCTGTAGATCTGATGGATCCTTGCTCTACCTCTTCTCCCTTTGTCTGCTGCAACAAAAATGGAGATATTGACGACATTAACAGCCAATCAGATACATTAGAAGCTGAAACGTGCCTGACTAAAGAAGCGTTACAAGTCAAAGATGGACATGTTGCGAACTTTCCGCTTTCCTTCTCCAGCCCTTTATCGTCCCCTCTCCCCTCATCTGAGATGAACGGGCACGTGGACTTCAAGGAGCTCCAGGCCTTACAGCCCGCCACTGTGGACCACATGCCTG TTAATTTCCCAGGGAAGTGTTTGTCCCACACCAGCTCTACGTACACCTTCACCACCTGCAGGATTCTCCACCCCTCTGACCAGCTGACCTCTGTGTCCCCAAG ATCATGTGATGAGGAAGATGAAGTGGAGTTGTATGAGATGGTTGTCATGGCTGGGGTAGAGCAGACCCATTGA
- the trak1a gene encoding trafficking kinesin-binding protein 1 isoform X3: MKRRGQSRGQRFVKADYYELDWYYEECTDVLCADRVGQMTKTYSDIDAVTRLLEEKERDLELAARIGQSLLKKNKALSERNELLEEQVEHIREEVSQLRHDLSMKDELLQFYTNAAEESEGESATTTPVRPAETSVSSPTPFPLDSLQKKLKDLEEENKSLRSEASHLETETISYEEKEQQLVNDCVKELRNANQQISSLAEELARKSEDASRQQEEITHLLSQIVDLQKKAKLYAVENEELTQHLGAAKDAQRQLTAELRELQDKYAECMEMLHEAQEELKNLRNKTLPLNTPRRFHSLGLFPMDSLAAEIEGTMRKELQMDDPDVEEQRLHPKRVFQTVKNLNLMRQQRSSLAPSPLNIPGSNQTSCLTSGRSSRVGTPCSNSIYGSETGSGIILDNRTSSILEGPDDGSEDSNKRPPGTPGTPGSRDLEAALRRLSLRRDNYLSEKRFFEEERERKLAYLAKEDEKGGEEGSGGPGTPAESLLSLCSHPSFGSVWSGYSFTARSYLPEKLQIVKPLEGSATLHAWQQLAQPHMGALLDHRPGVVTKGFRSLAHEHEQEDSWQLDQPEEDEVSCDSFTGLSGENSAPVDLMDPCSTSSPFVCCNKNGDIDDINSQSDTLEAETCLTKEALQVKDGHVANFPLSFSSPLSSPLPSSEMNGHVDFKELQALQPATVDHMPVNFPGKCLSHTSSTYTFTTCRILHPSDQLTSVSPSPALSSCQSTACTGPSTPAPSPVPFSAPHTPSYTPCCTPRRLSLSLSLAESSTNLRDSTKTTSTSLGLVRLLLEHGISASVYNPRSWDRGLDSSGASTPIRGAAAQKIGDISEEEELRRSEKRPNTLLLLEPSTPPNSPRAKSASATSNCPVFQFSPLNDDPPFYETFLASKPARTILREVLGEAEREQTEEESPTDTTKLRLVDKLKSFRTLPPSAGSLLASFGSNGLGNSSLSGGLPGLNAGLRRNRSYPAMVGASMAMKDPGGPPSTEILIPHSMQAPSTHQEVHPKEMSKIQTNHTLIKKASHIPQTLHALESVAPQTIIQRHTRPNCKLWHSTSSELNSDDESGT; encoded by the exons tgtTGTGTGCAGACAGAGTGGGCCAGATGACGAAGACCTACAGTGACATCGATGCTGTCACTCGACTGCTGGAAGAG AAAGAGCGTGACTTGGAGTTGGCGGCTCGTATCGGACAgtcactgctgaagaaaaacaaagctcTTAGTGAGAGGAACGAACTGCTGGAGGAGCAAGTAGAGCACATACGAGAGGAG GTGTCTCAGTTGCGTCATGACTTGTCCATGAAAGATGAGCTGCTTCAGTTTTACACAAACGCTGCAGAGGAAAGTGAAGGGGAGTCTGCCACCACAACACC GGTACGCCCAGCTGAAACCAGTGTGTCATCTCCAACACCTTTCCCCCTCGACTCCCTGCAGAAGAAACTAAAAGATCtggaagaagaaaataaatctttgcgATCTGAG GCCAGTCATTTGGAGACGGAAACAATCTCCTATGAAGAGAAAGAGCAGCAGCTTGTCAATGATTGTGTCAAAGAGCTAC GTAATGCCAACCAGCAAATCTCCTCTCTGGCTGAGGAGCTGGCCAGGAAGAGTGAAGACGCCTCCAGACAGCAGGAGGAGATCACACACCTCCTCTCTCAGATAGTAGACCTCCAGAAGAAAGCAAAACTG TATGCTGTGGAAAATGAGGAGCTGACTCAGCATTTAGGTGCAGCCAAAGATGCCCAGCGCCAGCTCACTGCTGAG CTGCGAGAGTTGCAGGACAAGTATGCAGAGTGCATGGAGATGCTACATGAGGCTCAGGAGGAGCTGAAGAACCTGAGGAATAAAACTCTTCCGCTCAACACACCAAGACGTTTCCACTCTCTGGGCCTTTTTCCAATG GACTCTCTGGCAGCTGAAATTGAGGGAACCATGAGGAAGGAACTTCAGATGGATGATCCAGACGTAGAAGAACAGAG GCTGCATCCAAAACGAGTTTTCCAGACGGTGAAAAACTTGAACCTGATGCGGCAGCAGCGTTCATCACTTGCTCCCTCCCCTCTCAACATCCCAGGCTCCAATCAGACATCATGCCTCACCTCAGGACGCTCCAGCAGGGTGGGCACGCCATGCTCCAACTCAATATATGGGAGTGAAACAGGAAGTGGGATCATCCTGGACAACAGAACCAGCAGTATCCTGGAGGGTCCAGATGATGG GTCAGAGGACTCTAACAAACGTCCCCCCGGCACCCCAGGGACCCCAGGCAGCAGGGACCTGGAGGCAGCCCTTCGGCGTCTGTCTCTCCGCCGCGACAACTACCTCTCAGAAAAACGCTTCTtcgaggaggagagggagagaaagctGGCGTATCTAGCCAAAGAGGACGAaaaaggaggggaggagggcAGCGGAGGCCCCGGGACACCTGCAGAGAGCCTGCTGTCACTGTGCTCACATCCTTCCTTTGGAAGCGTGTGGTCAGGATACTCCTTCACAGCGCGGTCCTACCTGCCGGAGAAGCTGCAGATTGTAAAACCACTAGAAG GCTCTGCTACCCTTCATGCATGGCAGCAGTTGGCTCAACCCCACATGGGCGCTCTGTTGGATCATCGGCCTGGTGTGGTCACAAAGGGCTTCCGCAGTTTGGCGCACGAGCATGAACAGGAAGACAGCTGGCAGCTGGACCAACCAGAGGAAGACGAAGTGTCTTGTGACTCATTTACTGGCCTGTCAGGAGAGAACTCCGCTCCTGTAGATCTGATGGATCCTTGCTCTACCTCTTCTCCCTTTGTCTGCTGCAACAAAAATGGAGATATTGACGACATTAACAGCCAATCAGATACATTAGAAGCTGAAACGTGCCTGACTAAAGAAGCGTTACAAGTCAAAGATGGACATGTTGCGAACTTTCCGCTTTCCTTCTCCAGCCCTTTATCGTCCCCTCTCCCCTCATCTGAGATGAACGGGCACGTGGACTTCAAGGAGCTCCAGGCCTTACAGCCCGCCACTGTGGACCACATGCCTG TTAATTTCCCAGGGAAGTGTTTGTCCCACACCAGCTCTACGTACACCTTCACCACCTGCAGGATTCTCCACCCCTCTGACCAGCTGACCTCTGTGTCCCCAAG CCCAGCTCTCTCCTCCTGTCAGAGCACTGCTTGCACTGGCCCCTCTACCCCTGCTCCCTCTCCTGTACCTTTCTCTGCCCCTCATACACCCTCCTACACCCCCTGCTGCACCCCACgccgcctctctctctccctctctctagcTGAGTCCTCCACCAACCTGAGAGACTCCACCAAGACCACCAGCACCTCTCTGGGCCTGGTGCGCCTTTTGCTGGAGCACGGGATCTCTGCTTCGGTGTATAATCCCCGCAGCTGGGACCGTGGGTTGGATTCCAGCGGAGCTTCGACACCCATCAGAGGAGCAGCAGCGCAGAAGATCGGTGACAtatcagaggaggaggagctcaGACGATCTGAGAAACGTCCAAACACCCTTCTCCTTCTTGAGCCCTCCACACCGCCAAACTCCCCTCGTGCTAAATCAGCGTCAGCTACCTCCAACTGCCCAGTTTTTCAGTTCAGCCCTTTGAATGATGATCCGCCATTTTATGAAACCTTCCTCGCCTCTAAACCAGCACGTACCATCCTGAGGGAGGTGCTGGGGGAGGCAGAGAGGGagcaaacagaagaagaaagccCAACAGACACAACCAAGCTTCGACTTGTGGACAAACTGAAAAGCTTCCGCACCCTTCCTCCTTCTGCAGGCTCTCTGTTAGCCTCTTTTGGCTCTAATGGACTCGGGAACAGCTCTCTTAGTGGGGGCCTCCCAGGCTTGAATGCAGGGCTGAGGAGGAATCGAAGCTATCCTGCCATGGTCGGGGCGAGTATGGCTATGAAAGACCCAGGAGGTCCCCCCAGCACAGAAATTCTCATACCACATTCGATGCAAGCCCCTAGCACCCATCAAGAAGTACACCCAAAGGAAATGAGCAAAATACAGACAAATCACACCCTGATTAAAAAGGCCTCGCACATACCACAGACACTACACGCACTGGAAAGTGTCGCACCACAGACGATCATTCAGAGACATACACGGCCAAACTGTAAACTGTGGCATTCGACAAGCAGTGAGCTTAACAGTGACGATGAGAGTGGGACATAA